Proteins encoded by one window of Marixanthomonas sp. SCSIO 43207:
- a CDS encoding 3-hydroxyacyl-CoA dehydrogenase/enoyl-CoA hydratase family protein yields the protein MSKRRINKVAVIGSGIMGSGIACHFANIGAEVLLLDIVPRELTDKEKKKGLTLDDKQVRNRIVNQSLQDAIKSKPAPLYHKDFANRITTGNLEDDISKVSDVDWIIEVVVERLDIKKQVFENLEKHRKEGTLITSNTSGIPIHMMSEGRSEDFQKHFCGTHFFNPPRYLELFEIIPGPKTDQEVLDFLNEYGEKFLGKTSIVAKDTPAFIGNRIGIFGIQSLFHQVKEMGLTVEEVDKLTGPVIGRPKSATFRTVDVVGLDTLVHVANGIHKNVPDDEEHDIFELPNFINTMMEKEWLGSKSGQGFYKKIKKEDGSSEILTLDLESMEYRDKKRASFDTLKKTKDIDVVADRFEVLINGDDKAGEFYRKNFGAMFAYVSKRIPEITDELYKIDDAMKAGFGWEHGPFEIWDAIGVKKGIELIKDLGKEPAAWVNEMIETGVDSFYDVREGNTYYYGIPEKTHIKIPGQESYILLDNIRESKEVFKNKGVVVEDLGDGILNVEFRSKMNSVGGDVLAGINKAIDIAEKSYDGLVIANEGKNFSVGANVGMIFMMAVEQEYDELNAAVKYFQDTCMRLRYSSIPTVVAPHGMTLGGGCEMTLHADRVVASAESYIGLVEFGVGVIPGGGGSKEMTVRAQDLFEKGDVELNTLREHFLTIGMAKVSTSAYEAFDTNILKPGKDIIIVNKNRRIKEAKKVALMMAEQGYTRPIERTDIKVLGKQALGAFLVGTDQMQAGNYISEHDKKIANKLAWVMAGGDLSEPQQVSEQYLLDLEREAFLSLCGERKTLERLQHMIQKNKPLRN from the coding sequence ATGTCAAAAAGAAGAATCAACAAAGTAGCCGTTATAGGTTCCGGAATTATGGGAAGCGGCATTGCCTGTCACTTTGCCAATATTGGCGCAGAGGTATTGCTACTTGACATTGTTCCGCGTGAGCTTACTGATAAAGAAAAAAAGAAAGGTTTAACCCTTGATGACAAGCAAGTGCGTAACAGGATAGTAAATCAATCACTTCAAGACGCGATTAAAAGTAAGCCTGCTCCACTCTATCATAAAGATTTTGCTAATAGAATAACAACAGGAAACCTTGAAGATGACATTTCAAAAGTTTCTGATGTAGATTGGATTATTGAAGTTGTAGTTGAAAGACTTGATATTAAAAAACAAGTGTTTGAAAACCTTGAAAAACATAGAAAAGAAGGAACACTTATCACCTCAAATACATCTGGAATTCCAATTCATATGATGAGTGAAGGCAGAAGCGAAGATTTTCAAAAACATTTCTGCGGAACACACTTTTTTAATCCGCCACGCTATTTAGAGCTTTTTGAAATCATCCCAGGACCAAAAACCGATCAAGAGGTTCTTGATTTCTTAAATGAATACGGAGAAAAATTCCTTGGAAAAACATCAATCGTTGCCAAAGATACGCCTGCTTTTATAGGTAACCGAATTGGAATATTTGGTATTCAAAGTTTATTCCACCAAGTAAAAGAAATGGGATTAACTGTTGAAGAGGTTGATAAATTAACCGGACCGGTAATTGGTCGCCCAAAATCTGCTACATTCCGTACGGTAGACGTAGTTGGTCTTGACACCCTAGTTCACGTAGCAAACGGTATCCATAAAAATGTACCAGATGATGAAGAACACGACATTTTTGAATTGCCTAATTTCATCAATACAATGATGGAAAAAGAATGGTTGGGTAGCAAAAGCGGCCAAGGGTTTTATAAAAAAATTAAAAAAGAAGACGGTAGTAGCGAGATTTTAACGCTAGACCTAGAGTCAATGGAATATCGCGATAAAAAACGCGCTTCTTTTGACACCCTGAAAAAAACCAAAGACATAGACGTTGTTGCAGACCGTTTTGAGGTATTAATCAACGGAGACGATAAAGCCGGTGAGTTTTACCGAAAAAACTTCGGAGCTATGTTTGCGTATGTATCTAAGCGTATTCCTGAAATCACAGATGAACTTTACAAAATTGACGATGCGATGAAAGCCGGATTTGGCTGGGAACACGGTCCATTTGAAATTTGGGATGCTATTGGGGTAAAAAAAGGAATCGAACTTATAAAAGATTTAGGCAAAGAACCTGCTGCTTGGGTAAACGAAATGATTGAAACCGGAGTAGACAGCTTTTATGACGTAAGAGAAGGAAACACCTATTACTACGGAATCCCTGAAAAAACTCACATTAAAATTCCAGGACAAGAATCTTACATTCTGCTAGATAACATTAGAGAAAGCAAAGAAGTTTTTAAAAACAAAGGTGTTGTTGTAGAAGACCTTGGTGATGGAATTTTAAATGTAGAATTCCGAAGTAAAATGAACAGTGTTGGTGGAGATGTACTTGCAGGAATTAACAAAGCAATTGATATTGCCGAAAAAAGTTATGACGGGCTTGTAATTGCCAATGAAGGGAAAAATTTCTCGGTTGGTGCCAATGTAGGAATGATTTTTATGATGGCTGTTGAACAAGAATATGACGAATTAAATGCAGCCGTTAAATATTTCCAAGACACGTGTATGAGACTTCGTTACTCTTCAATTCCAACTGTTGTAGCGCCCCACGGAATGACATTAGGCGGTGGTTGTGAGATGACGTTACACGCAGATCGCGTAGTCGCTTCAGCAGAAAGCTATATTGGGTTGGTTGAGTTTGGTGTTGGTGTTATTCCAGGCGGTGGTGGCTCTAAAGAAATGACCGTTCGAGCTCAAGATTTATTTGAAAAAGGAGACGTCGAGCTTAATACACTTAGAGAGCATTTCCTAACTATAGGAATGGCAAAAGTTTCTACATCAGCTTATGAAGCATTTGATACCAACATCTTAAAACCCGGTAAAGATATTATCATTGTTAACAAGAACAGAAGAATCAAAGAAGCCAAAAAAGTTGCTTTGATGATGGCAGAACAAGGGTATACAAGACCGATTGAAAGAACCGATATTAAGGTTTTAGGTAAGCAAGCTCTAGGTGCATTTTTAGTAGGTACAGACCAAATGCAAGCTGGTAATTACATTAGTGAACACGATAAGAAGATTGCTAATAAACTTGCTTGGGTAATGGCAGGAGGTGACTTGAGCGAACCTCAACAAGTAAGTGAACAATACCTTCTAGACTTAGAACGAGAGGCTTTCTTAAGTCTTTGCGGTGAACGTAAAACTTTGGAAAGGTTGCAACATATGATTCAGAAAAATAAGCCATTGAGAAATTAG
- a CDS encoding MarR family winged helix-turn-helix transcriptional regulator, whose amino-acid sequence MKEKTIDYILRSTWMNVQKMYNEEASKKDSTMATGFALISIDPEEGTPSTALGPKMGMEATSLSRTLKNMEAKGLIQRKPNPEDGRGVLIHLTPFGKEMREFSKNVVLRFDEAVKENITEEELQTFKKVANTILELINSKKIYTEKIA is encoded by the coding sequence TTGAAAGAGAAAACAATAGATTATATACTGCGCTCTACGTGGATGAATGTACAAAAAATGTATAACGAAGAAGCCAGTAAAAAAGATAGTACAATGGCAACAGGATTTGCTTTAATAAGTATAGATCCAGAAGAAGGAACCCCTTCAACTGCTTTAGGTCCAAAAATGGGAATGGAAGCAACAAGTCTATCTCGTACTTTAAAAAACATGGAAGCAAAAGGCCTTATACAACGCAAACCTAATCCAGAAGATGGTCGCGGTGTTTTAATTCATTTAACTCCCTTTGGCAAAGAGATGAGAGAGTTTTCAAAAAACGTTGTACTACGCTTTGATGAAGCCGTAAAAGAAAATATAACCGAAGAAGAATTACAAACATTTAAAAAGGTGGCAAACACCATTTTAGAATTAATTAATTCAAAAAAAATATATACCGAAAAAATAGCATAA
- a CDS encoding response regulator — protein MKQVLLIEDEFIIAKDIKLLLEKENNTTVQIARNYEEAQLRYRANEFDVILCDINLNEDKDGIDIITEFKKTKTLPVVFLTAYDSPDIVNRAKKTMPFAYLLKPFNELQLKVTIDLAYLNYKKESDSIVENTDYTKQLEELTKREKEILVVLASGKTSKETGEYLNISSHTVEKHKKNIKKKLGMNTVGELVRFAMKSNLYEVS, from the coding sequence ATGAAACAAGTTCTGCTTATAGAAGATGAGTTTATTATTGCAAAAGATATTAAACTGCTGTTAGAAAAAGAAAACAACACAACAGTGCAAATTGCAAGAAACTATGAAGAAGCGCAGTTACGTTATAGAGCTAATGAGTTTGATGTAATACTTTGTGATATAAACTTAAACGAAGATAAAGATGGTATTGATATCATTACCGAATTTAAAAAAACCAAAACGCTTCCGGTTGTATTTTTAACAGCCTATGATTCTCCAGATATTGTAAATCGAGCCAAAAAAACTATGCCCTTTGCCTATCTTTTAAAGCCTTTCAATGAGTTACAATTAAAAGTAACAATTGACCTAGCTTACTTAAACTATAAAAAAGAAAGTGATAGCATTGTAGAAAATACAGATTACACCAAACAACTTGAAGAACTCACCAAGCGTGAGAAAGAAATTTTAGTAGTACTAGCTTCAGGAAAAACTAGTAAAGAAACAGGTGAATATTTAAACATATCTTCTCATACCGTAGAAAAACATAAAAAAAACATCAAAAAGAAACTAGGTATGAATACCGTTGGCGAACTCGTTCGCTTTGCTATGAAATCAAATTTGTATGAAGTTTCTTAA
- a CDS encoding two-component regulator propeller domain-containing protein, whose product MIKYFSKIILVGFVVIFAKVYSQETKTFKINKLGQNKGLLQLNAQALSQDSLGFLWVGTEDGLHRFNGYEFKPFVAHAKDSTTLIDDHIRGLLAIGDTLWIATNSKGVSGYRFSENKFFETTKSLKKNDLQIAYKILKLDAPHLLFSTRNHFILFNRKDGNKQIFKLPENQRENFVEDVIKVSKNTYWLATRTSGILEFNIVDGQLKRLPFFNPSSASAFIKKGNSLFISSEKGLYEYLLSSNKINIVSETPAINTLFLLDNEELLVATHQGMFCFNLKTEKTSKIIFEDKLNNTYENIVIEKIVKDDKGNLWLGTAGEGVFYLNKFQKKFETVQVKISNSEDDQRISVFPFFKRNDSILWIGSTKGTLAYNLTTKTFKRYSTGKNGITYCFAEDDTGTLWAGGIYDGLMKYNPKTDQFSQWLSTDTQNGLPDNEVLTIIPRNNSKLWLCTWAGGITEFDTVKETFTPILINGEQLNRVRVYLHDSENNLWLGTDQGLYKVSENRTATVYTQSDSEKSELTNDRVFALKEDQQGNIWIGTSSGLTKLNPKTQSTTLYFKQKGFSNDFVYTILIDKKNHIWLSTNYGLSVLNPATNTFKSYTKEDGLQDNEFNGKSGFKDTEGMFYFGGINGFNIFNPEKIIDNPHFPKIYLESVELFNKPIERNELFKDTLQFKSEENVLTFNFTALNYSNPQKVSYQYKLDNFDKQWSPPSSKRSVTYTNLNPGNYTLNIKATNDAGLWGDEVKRVALVIIPPWYQTTVFKISLFVCIILLIIGLYFYKTSRLKREKIKLEKLVYERTQDLIQKNKALEASNETTLKQRNNIEFLMKELSHRVKNNLQIVSSLLNIQANSIEHKKSKEILTIAKNRILAISYVQAQLNSKTDEVDVGKFVENFSLNMIETLTDEDSLTFELQFDIKNNTFCNVNITLIGLILNELITNTFKYAFNTYSKENILQIECSLINKTIKLSIKDNGVGYNKENIKKGSLGLDMVTEMVHQLNGTIITETQNGVKNTITIPCNKNTK is encoded by the coding sequence GTGATAAAATATTTTTCCAAAATAATATTGGTTGGCTTTGTAGTGATTTTTGCAAAGGTTTATAGTCAAGAAACTAAAACCTTTAAGATAAATAAACTAGGGCAAAACAAGGGTTTATTACAATTAAACGCACAAGCATTATCCCAAGACTCCCTAGGTTTTCTTTGGGTGGGCACAGAAGATGGTTTACATAGATTTAATGGTTATGAGTTTAAGCCTTTTGTAGCTCACGCAAAAGACAGCACTACTCTTATTGACGATCACATAAGAGGTTTACTAGCAATAGGTGATACCTTATGGATTGCAACCAATTCAAAAGGAGTTTCTGGGTATCGTTTTTCAGAAAATAAGTTTTTTGAAACCACAAAGAGTTTAAAAAAAAACGACCTTCAAATAGCGTATAAAATTTTAAAACTTGACGCTCCACACCTCCTTTTTTCAACAAGAAATCATTTTATTTTATTCAACAGAAAAGACGGAAACAAACAAATTTTTAAGTTACCCGAGAATCAAAGAGAAAATTTTGTTGAAGATGTTATTAAGGTTTCAAAAAACACTTACTGGCTTGCAACTAGAACATCAGGTATTTTAGAGTTTAATATAGTTGACGGGCAACTTAAACGTTTACCTTTTTTTAATCCTTCCTCGGCTTCAGCGTTTATAAAAAAGGGTAATTCGTTATTTATAAGTTCAGAAAAAGGACTTTATGAATACCTTTTAAGCTCAAACAAGATCAATATTGTTTCAGAAACACCGGCAATCAACACGCTTTTTTTACTAGATAACGAAGAACTTTTGGTTGCTACTCACCAAGGTATGTTTTGTTTTAATTTAAAAACAGAAAAAACTTCAAAAATTATCTTTGAAGATAAACTGAACAATACCTATGAAAACATTGTCATTGAAAAAATAGTGAAAGATGATAAAGGAAATCTTTGGCTAGGAACAGCGGGTGAAGGTGTTTTTTACTTGAATAAATTTCAGAAAAAGTTTGAAACCGTTCAAGTTAAAATTTCTAATAGTGAAGATGATCAACGCATAAGTGTTTTTCCTTTTTTTAAACGAAATGATTCTATTCTATGGATTGGAAGCACCAAAGGAACTCTTGCTTATAACCTTACTACAAAAACTTTTAAGCGATATAGCACTGGTAAAAATGGTATTACATATTGTTTTGCTGAAGATGACACAGGTACGCTCTGGGCAGGAGGTATTTATGATGGACTGATGAAGTACAACCCAAAAACAGATCAGTTTTCACAGTGGCTTTCTACCGACACTCAAAATGGTTTGCCAGATAATGAAGTATTGACAATAATTCCTAGAAATAATTCAAAGTTGTGGCTTTGCACTTGGGCTGGAGGAATTACCGAGTTTGATACCGTTAAAGAAACCTTTACTCCTATTCTTATAAATGGAGAACAATTAAACAGAGTTAGAGTGTATTTACACGATTCAGAAAATAATTTGTGGTTAGGTACCGATCAAGGTTTATATAAAGTTTCGGAAAATAGAACCGCTACAGTTTATACTCAAAGTGATTCAGAAAAAAGTGAACTGACAAACGATCGCGTTTTTGCTCTCAAAGAAGACCAGCAAGGAAACATCTGGATTGGCACAAGTTCTGGACTTACAAAATTAAACCCTAAAACTCAAAGCACAACGTTATACTTTAAGCAGAAAGGATTTAGTAATGATTTTGTTTACACTATTTTAATTGACAAAAAAAACCACATTTGGCTTAGCACCAATTATGGTCTTTCAGTTTTAAACCCTGCAACCAATACTTTCAAAAGTTATACAAAAGAAGACGGTTTACAAGATAATGAGTTTAACGGTAAGTCTGGTTTTAAAGATACTGAAGGAATGTTCTATTTTGGCGGAATTAACGGTTTCAATATATTTAATCCTGAGAAAATAATTGACAACCCGCATTTTCCGAAGATATATCTAGAATCGGTTGAGCTTTTCAACAAACCTATTGAGCGTAATGAGCTTTTTAAAGACACATTACAATTTAAAAGTGAAGAAAATGTATTAACTTTTAACTTTACAGCTTTAAATTATTCAAACCCTCAAAAGGTTTCATATCAATATAAACTAGACAATTTTGATAAGCAATGGAGTCCGCCTTCAAGTAAGAGAAGTGTTACATATACCAACTTAAACCCCGGAAACTACACTTTGAATATTAAGGCTACAAATGATGCCGGTCTTTGGGGTGACGAAGTAAAGCGTGTTGCACTAGTCATTATACCGCCGTGGTATCAAACAACTGTTTTTAAAATTTCGTTGTTTGTATGTATCATACTTTTAATTATAGGGCTTTACTTTTATAAAACATCAAGGTTAAAGCGCGAAAAAATTAAACTTGAAAAATTGGTTTATGAGCGCACTCAAGATTTAATTCAAAAAAACAAAGCCTTAGAAGCTTCAAATGAAACTACCTTGAAGCAACGCAATAACATTGAGTTTTTAATGAAAGAATTGAGTCATCGCGTAAAAAACAATCTTCAAATTGTATCAAGTTTATTAAACATTCAAGCAAATTCTATTGAGCACAAAAAGTCTAAAGAAATTTTAACCATTGCAAAAAATAGAATATTAGCTATTTCATACGTACAGGCTCAACTTAATTCAAAAACAGATGAAGTTGATGTAGGAAAGTTTGTAGAAAATTTCAGCTTAAACATGATTGAAACGCTTACCGATGAAGATTCGTTAACGTTTGAACTTCAATTTGATATTAAGAATAATACATTCTGCAATGTAAATATAACGCTAATTGGTCTCATTTTAAATGAATTAATTACCAATACCTTTAAATATGCTTTTAATACGTACAGTAAGGAAAATATTTTACAAATTGAATGCTCGTTAATCAACAAAACAATAAAACTAAGTATCAAAGATAATGGCGTAGGGTACAATAAAGAAAACATAAAGAAAGGATCTTTAGGTCTTGATATGGTTACCGAAATGGTGCATCAATTAAACGGAACAATAATTACCGAAACACAAAACGGTGTAAAAAATACCATCACAATTCCTTGTAATAAGAATACAAAATGA
- a CDS encoding long-chain fatty acid--CoA ligase has protein sequence MTDPKRLFDFPYYQLEKHPQQKALVTKYNGTWEATSIQEYIDKANTLSRALLRMEIEPNDKIAIISMTNRTEWNICDIGIMQTGAQDVPIYPTISEDEYEYVLNHSECKYVFVSCKEVFDKVASIKNNVPSLKEIYSFDEIEGCKNWKEVLEKGKDDSNQDEVEKRKEAITEDDLATLIYTSGTTGRPKGVMLSHKNIASNAKYSAERLPIELGKSKALSFLPVCHIYERMLLYMYQYAGVEIHFAESLETISDNLKEVQPHVMSAVPRLLEKVYDKIYAKGAELTGIKKKLFYWAIELGLEYEPYGENGWWYETKLSLARKLIFSKWQEALGGKLEAIASGSAALQPRLARVFNAAEIPVMEGYGLTETSPVVAVNDMRDKGFKIGTVGKPLRETEVKIADDGEILIKGPQVMCGYYKDKEKTEEVLVDGYFHTGDIGEVDKDGFLKITDRKKSMFKTSGGKYVAPQLIENDMKQSRFIEQILVVGEGEKMPAALIQPDFEFIKEWAAKKGRTISEDPNEIVKDEKVIERIQEEVDFYNERYGKWEKVKKFELTPDIWSIEEGHLTPTMKMKRKVIQEKYKDLYEKIYDRN, from the coding sequence AACAAAAAGCATTGGTTACAAAATACAATGGAACTTGGGAAGCTACATCAATACAAGAGTATATTGACAAAGCAAATACATTAAGTCGTGCGTTGCTACGAATGGAAATTGAGCCTAATGATAAAATTGCTATCATATCAATGACCAACCGTACAGAATGGAATATTTGTGATATAGGTATTATGCAAACAGGAGCTCAAGATGTTCCTATTTACCCAACTATTTCTGAAGATGAGTATGAATATGTTCTCAATCACAGTGAGTGTAAGTACGTTTTTGTTTCTTGTAAAGAGGTTTTTGATAAAGTTGCTAGTATTAAAAACAACGTACCTTCTTTAAAAGAAATCTATAGTTTTGATGAAATTGAAGGCTGTAAAAATTGGAAAGAAGTTTTAGAAAAGGGTAAAGACGACAGCAATCAAGATGAAGTAGAAAAAAGAAAAGAAGCCATTACTGAAGACGACCTAGCAACGTTAATATATACATCTGGTACAACAGGACGACCTAAGGGTGTTATGCTTTCTCATAAAAATATTGCAAGCAACGCAAAATATAGTGCCGAACGCTTACCTATTGAATTAGGAAAATCTAAAGCTCTAAGCTTTCTTCCGGTATGTCACATTTATGAACGAATGCTATTGTATATGTATCAATATGCAGGAGTTGAAATTCATTTTGCAGAGTCATTAGAGACTATTAGCGACAATTTAAAAGAAGTACAACCACACGTAATGAGTGCAGTACCTAGACTTTTAGAAAAAGTATATGATAAAATTTATGCAAAAGGAGCCGAATTAACTGGCATAAAAAAGAAACTGTTTTATTGGGCTATTGAATTAGGTCTTGAATACGAACCATACGGTGAAAACGGATGGTGGTATGAAACCAAACTTAGCTTAGCTCGTAAATTAATCTTTAGCAAATGGCAAGAAGCTTTGGGCGGTAAACTTGAAGCAATTGCTAGTGGTAGCGCTGCTTTGCAACCACGTTTGGCTCGAGTTTTTAATGCAGCAGAAATTCCGGTAATGGAAGGATATGGTTTAACCGAAACCTCACCCGTAGTTGCTGTAAATGATATGCGTGATAAAGGTTTTAAGATAGGAACAGTAGGAAAACCTTTAAGAGAAACCGAAGTTAAAATTGCTGATGACGGAGAAATATTAATAAAAGGTCCACAAGTTATGTGTGGCTATTATAAAGACAAAGAAAAAACAGAAGAAGTTCTCGTCGATGGATATTTTCATACCGGTGACATAGGAGAAGTTGATAAAGATGGTTTTTTAAAAATTACCGATCGTAAAAAATCAATGTTTAAAACCAGTGGTGGTAAATATGTTGCTCCTCAGTTAATAGAAAATGACATGAAACAATCTCGTTTTATTGAACAGATTTTGGTTGTAGGAGAAGGAGAAAAAATGCCTGCTGCATTAATACAACCAGATTTTGAGTTTATAAAAGAATGGGCTGCAAAAAAAGGTAGAACTATTTCTGAAGATCCTAACGAAATTGTTAAAGACGAAAAAGTTATAGAACGCATACAAGAAGAAGTTGACTTTTATAATGAACGATACGGTAAATGGGAAAAGGTAAAAAAGTTTGAACTTACACCAGACATTTGGAGCATTGAAGAAGGACACCTTACTCCTACTATGAAAATGAAACGTAAAGTTATACAAGAAAAATACAAAGATCTTTATGAAAAAATCTATGACCGTAATTAA